A region of Maridesulfovibrio sp. DNA encodes the following proteins:
- a CDS encoding Crp/Fnr family transcriptional regulator: protein MNRHKLENIISEIPIFSKLEKEQLERIARHATVSDFSKKSVLFSEDNSSKGLHILLSGKVKLFKISDDGKEQTIFVFGPGEPFCLCSVFSDGLLPANMGALEDSRILFIKPAEYEKLVQEDPTILMSMMRVMSRRLKDAMEMIDSLSLKQVPSRLAAYFLTREKNGLVKMDISYRELSKIIGVTPEALSRAMKKMAAANLIEVEGNEIKIFDRKELIRCSEGECLR, encoded by the coding sequence ATGAACAGACATAAATTAGAAAATATAATCAGCGAGATACCGATCTTCTCCAAATTGGAAAAAGAACAGCTGGAACGAATCGCACGCCACGCCACTGTGAGCGATTTTTCCAAAAAATCAGTGCTCTTCAGCGAGGACAATTCTTCTAAAGGATTGCACATCCTTCTCTCCGGCAAGGTAAAGCTCTTTAAAATTTCAGATGACGGAAAGGAGCAGACCATTTTTGTATTCGGCCCCGGAGAACCTTTCTGCCTGTGTTCGGTCTTTTCAGACGGGCTTCTCCCTGCAAATATGGGCGCGCTTGAAGACAGCCGGATACTCTTCATCAAGCCTGCCGAGTATGAAAAACTTGTTCAGGAAGACCCTACAATATTAATGAGTATGATGAGGGTCATGTCCAGAAGGTTGAAAGATGCCATGGAAATGATTGATTCCCTTTCCCTCAAGCAGGTCCCCTCCCGGCTTGCCGCTTACTTTCTTACCCGTGAGAAAAACGGACTGGTAAAAATGGATATTTCATACCGTGAACTTTCAAAAATTATCGGAGTCACCCCGGAGGCTCTTTCCCGAGCCATGAAAAAAATGGCCGCAGCCAACTTAATCGAAGTTGAGGGTAATGAAATCAAAATCTTTGACCGCAAGGAATTAATCCGCTGCAGTGAAGGGGAATGCCTGAGGTAA
- a CDS encoding bile acid:sodium symporter translates to MWIILQKITKNLIIAIPVMMVAGFVYGLFFDPVWLKSMIVPFTFLMVYPMMVTLKIKKVFEGGDGKAQLLTQLINFGIVPFVAYGFGLYFFSDKPYMALGLLLAGLVPTSGMTISWTGFAKGNMSAAVKMTVVGLIAGSILTPFFAKMLLGASIEINLYAVFKQIVFIVFFPMILGFMTQRFLVGRYGQEDFQKGLGPKFPSLSTLGVLGIVFVALALKAKTIASAPEVLLSILVPLLVLYFFNFTLSTLIGKSFLPRGDAIALVYGSVMRNLSIALAIAINAFGPQGSDAALVIAMAYIIQVQSAAWYVRFTDRIFGENTPAKVAYQS, encoded by the coding sequence ATGTGGATTATTTTGCAGAAAATTACTAAAAATTTGATTATCGCGATTCCGGTAATGATGGTTGCGGGGTTTGTGTATGGACTGTTTTTCGATCCCGTCTGGCTCAAATCCATGATTGTTCCGTTCACTTTTTTAATGGTTTATCCCATGATGGTCACCCTGAAAATCAAAAAAGTTTTCGAGGGCGGGGACGGTAAAGCCCAATTGCTGACTCAATTAATCAATTTTGGCATTGTTCCTTTTGTGGCCTATGGATTCGGGTTATATTTTTTCAGTGATAAACCATATATGGCCCTTGGGTTGTTGCTGGCAGGGCTGGTGCCTACCAGCGGAATGACCATCTCCTGGACCGGATTTGCCAAGGGCAACATGTCCGCAGCAGTGAAAATGACTGTAGTCGGGCTTATCGCCGGGTCTATTCTGACTCCGTTTTTTGCGAAAATGCTTCTTGGTGCTTCCATTGAAATTAATCTTTATGCAGTTTTTAAGCAGATTGTGTTTATTGTCTTTTTCCCTATGATTCTCGGTTTTATGACGCAGCGTTTTCTGGTGGGCAGGTACGGGCAGGAAGATTTCCAAAAGGGTCTCGGTCCAAAATTTCCCTCTTTGTCTACTCTCGGCGTGCTTGGGATCGTTTTTGTCGCGCTGGCCTTGAAGGCGAAAACAATTGCTTCCGCTCCTGAGGTTTTACTCAGTATTCTTGTCCCCTTGCTGGTGCTTTACTTCTTTAACTTTACCCTGAGCACTTTGATCGGCAAAAGTTTTCTGCCCCGTGGAGATGCCATCGCTCTTGTGTACGGTTCGGTGATGCGTAATCTTTCCATTGCTCTGGCTATCGCCATAAACGCTTTCGGACCGCAGGGCTCTGACGCGGCTTTGGTTATTGCTATGGCT
- a CDS encoding LysE family transporter, with protein sequence MNLAAFLAYSIVVTFTPGPSNIVIFSTAPNYGYKKALEFVAGSSIAFCIMLSLSAALNSYLFTIMPEVQTVMQIVGTGYILYLAWKILKMDDGGNADSCGGFITGFTMQFVNPKAVLFTLTVIGSFVIPAFSDPLDIALYVAILTFIGTCAYSSWVVLGTLFRRYLRPYQKQANFILALTMVYCAWSISGIEKLI encoded by the coding sequence ATGAACCTTGCAGCGTTTCTGGCCTACAGCATAGTGGTGACCTTCACCCCCGGGCCTTCAAACATAGTAATCTTTTCAACAGCCCCAAACTATGGGTATAAAAAAGCACTTGAATTCGTGGCAGGATCGAGCATTGCTTTCTGCATAATGCTCAGTCTCTCAGCAGCGCTGAACAGTTACCTGTTTACAATTATGCCGGAAGTGCAAACTGTAATGCAGATCGTCGGCACAGGGTATATTCTTTATCTGGCCTGGAAAATCCTGAAAATGGATGACGGAGGAAACGCGGACAGCTGCGGCGGATTTATAACCGGATTCACCATGCAGTTTGTCAACCCCAAGGCCGTACTTTTCACCCTGACTGTCATCGGCAGTTTTGTAATCCCCGCCTTCAGCGACCCGCTGGACATTGCCCTTTACGTGGCTATACTTACTTTCATCGGTACGTGTGCATACAGTTCATGGGTTGTGTTAGGAACACTCTTCAGACGCTACCTTCGCCCATACCAGAAACAGGCCAACTTCATTCTTGCCCTGACCATGGTCTATTGTGCATGGTCGATTTCAGGAATAGAGAAACTCATCTAA